Proteins co-encoded in one Vidua macroura isolate BioBank_ID:100142 chromosome 13, ASM2450914v1, whole genome shotgun sequence genomic window:
- the DUSP7 gene encoding dual specificity protein phosphatase 7, translating to MKTQVWGSSPRAPMAAAMPCKSAEWLQEELESGGGRSLLLLDCRPHELFESSHIETAINLAIPGLMLRRLKKGNLPIRSIIPNHEDKERFVKRCKADTVLLYDEATADWQDSGAATSVLGLLLQKLRDDGCKAYYLKGGFNKFQTEYSEHCETNLDSSSPSNSPPASVLGLGGLRISSDCSDGESDREPSSATESDGSPIPNNQPAFPVQILPYLYLGCAKDSTNLDVLGKYGIKYILNVTPNLPNMFEHDGEFKYKQIPISDHWSQNLSQFFPEAIAFIDEARSKKCGILVHCLAGISRSVTVTVAYLMQKLNLSLNDAYDFVKRKKSNISPNFNFMGQLLDFERTLGLNSPCDNRSPSEQLYFTTPTNHNLFQLNTLEST from the exons ATGAAAACGCAGGTCTGGGGGAGCTCCCCGCGGGCGCCCATGGCTGCGGCGATGCCGTGCAAGAGCGCGgagtggctgcaggaggagctggagtcGGGCGGCGGCCgctcgctgctgctgctcgaCTGCCGCCCCCACGAGCTCTTCGAGAGCTCGCACATCGAGACGGCCATCAACCTGGCCATCCCCGGGCTCATGCTGCGCCGACTCAAGAAGGGCAACTTGCCCATCCGCTCCATCATCCCCAACCACGAGGATAAGGAGCGCTTCGTTAAGCGCTGCAAGGCCGACACCGTGCTGCTCTACGACGAGGCCACCGCCGACTGGCAGGACAGCGGTGCCGCCACCTCCGTGCTGGGGCTCCTGCTCCAGAAGCTGCGCGATGACGGCTGCAAAGCCTATTACCTGAAAG gtGGCTTTAACAAGTTTCAGACTGAATATTCTGAGCACTGCGAGACAAACCTTGACAGCTCCTCGCCCAGCAACTCTCCCCCAGCATCAGTCCTTGGCCTGGGAGGGCTGCGGATAAGTTCCGACTGCTCGGATGGCGAATCCGACAGGGAACCCAGCAGTGCCACGGAGTCGGACGGGAGCCCCATCCCAAACAATCAGCCCGCCTTTCCAGTCCAGATCCTACCTTACCTGTACCTGGGCTGTGCCAAAGATTCGACCAACTTGGACGTCCTGGGCAAATATGGCATTAAATACATCCTGAATGTGACTCCTAACCTGCCAAACATGTTTGAGCATGACGGAGAGTTCAAGTACAAGCAGATCCCCATCTCAGATCACTGGAGCCAGAACCTCTCGCAGTTCTTTCCCGAGGCCATTGCTTTCATTG ATGAGGCCCGTTCCAAGAAGTGTGGGATCCTTGTTCACTGCCTCGCTGGCATCAGCCGGTCCGTAACAGTCACTGTCGCCTACTTGATGCAAAAACTCAACTTGTCCCTGAATGATGCCTATGActttgtgaaaaggaaaaaatccaatatTTCCCCAAACTTTAACTTCATGGGCCAACTCCTGGACTTTGAGAGGACTCTGGGACTCAACAGCCCCTGTGACAACCGCTCGCCCAGTGAACAGCTCTACTTCACCACCCCCACCAACCACAACCTGTTCCAGCTGAACACTCTGGAGTCCACATGA